The following coding sequences are from one Arcobacter nitrofigilis DSM 7299 window:
- a CDS encoding MalY/PatB family protein, whose translation MFDKIIDRKNSSCSKYDNLEQYFGKTDLDPFWVADMDFEIPPFLQEAIQKRAQHNVFGYGKQNKEIFEAIKNWMSSQHQWEINTSSISLCNGVVPAYAACIEAFSNIDDEIIVQTPVYFPLFQCIKANNRKILENPLKEDNGYYTMDLEHLKSIITPKTKMIALCSPHNPVGRVWDEKELEDLANICIENNITIISDEIHSDLIFKKFTPIASINEKIANITVTLNSPGKTFNIAGLNASYCITLNDELKNKLDEVIKQRVIGTINVFGLIAMQCAYENGTQWLESLRKYLESNIDFTIETLKNNTKIKVQKPEATYLLWLNFEKYNLSHQKIKEILLNDCKVALNDGLTFGKNGNSHFRFNVATSKNQLKKGLNKIISFNK comes from the coding sequence ATGTTTGATAAAATAATTGATAGAAAAAATAGTTCGTGTAGTAAATATGATAATTTAGAACAGTATTTTGGGAAAACTGACCTAGACCCATTTTGGGTGGCAGACATGGATTTTGAAATACCACCTTTTTTACAAGAGGCTATCCAAAAAAGAGCACAACACAATGTCTTTGGATATGGAAAACAAAATAAAGAGATATTTGAAGCAATAAAAAACTGGATGAGTTCTCAACACCAATGGGAAATAAATACTTCTTCAATATCATTATGTAATGGTGTAGTTCCAGCATATGCAGCTTGTATTGAAGCTTTTAGTAATATTGATGATGAGATTATAGTTCAAACTCCTGTTTATTTTCCTTTATTTCAATGTATTAAAGCAAATAATAGAAAAATCTTAGAAAATCCATTAAAAGAAGATAATGGATACTATACAATGGATTTAGAACATCTAAAATCAATTATTACACCAAAAACAAAAATGATAGCTTTATGTTCTCCCCACAATCCAGTTGGAAGAGTTTGGGATGAAAAGGAGTTAGAAGATTTAGCAAATATTTGTATTGAAAATAACATCACAATTATCAGTGATGAGATACATTCGGATTTAATATTTAAAAAATTCACTCCAATTGCCTCTATTAATGAGAAAATTGCTAATATTACTGTAACCTTAAATTCTCCTGGAAAGACATTTAACATTGCAGGCTTAAATGCTTCATATTGTATCACTTTAAATGATGAATTAAAAAATAAATTGGATGAAGTTATAAAACAAAGAGTAATAGGAACTATAAATGTCTTTGGTTTGATTGCTATGCAATGTGCATATGAAAATGGAACACAATGGTTAGAAAGTCTAAGAAAATACCTTGAATCTAATATTGATTTTACAATTGAAACACTTAAAAACAACACTAAAATAAAAGTTCAAAAGCCCGAAGCTACTTATCTTTTATGGCTTAATTTTGAAAAATATAATTTATCACATCAAAAGATAAAAGAGATATTACTCAATGATTGTAAAGTTGCTTTAAACGATGGATTAACTTTTGGAAAAAATGGAAATTCACACTTCAGATTTAATGTAGCAACATCAAAAAATCAACTTAAAAAAGGTTTAAATAAAATAATTAGTTTTAACAAATAA
- a CDS encoding NADH-quinone oxidoreductase subunit A, which translates to MSNELLLSAAIFVVIGIVVVSIFILSKFVGPQNKEDKSKNTVYESGVSNPVGGTKLRFSIKFYLVAILFVLFDVEIIFMFPWAVNIRELGFLGLGEMFMFMGLLFAGLIYIYKKKALSWE; encoded by the coding sequence ATGTCAAATGAACTATTATTGTCAGCAGCAATTTTTGTTGTTATAGGTATTGTTGTAGTATCAATATTTATACTTTCAAAATTTGTTGGACCTCAAAATAAAGAGGATAAATCAAAAAATACCGTTTATGAATCTGGGGTAAGTAACCCAGTTGGTGGTACTAAACTTAGATTTAGTATCAAATTTTATTTAGTAGCAATTTTATTTGTACTATTTGATGTCGAAATAATTTTTATGTTTCCATGGGCTGTAAATATTAGAGAACTAGGATTTTTAGGTCTTGGAGAAATGTTTATGTTTATGGGATTATTATTTGCAGGTTTAATTTACATCTATAAGAAAAAGGCATTATCATGGGAGTAG
- a CDS encoding NADH-quinone oxidoreductase subunit B: MGVGAESVLGDSVITTRLDKAVNWARSYSLWPMVFGTACCGIEFMSVAAAKYDISRFGAEVVRFSPRQADLLIIAGTITYKQAPVLKKIYDQMCEPKWVISMGACASSGGFYDNYTTLQGVDQIIPVDEYVSGCPPRPEAVLDAIISIQKKAQNESIIVDRVKKFKGILDA; encoded by the coding sequence ATGGGAGTAGGAGCAGAATCAGTATTAGGTGATTCAGTAATCACAACAAGACTAGACAAAGCAGTAAACTGGGCAAGATCATATTCATTGTGGCCAATGGTATTTGGTACAGCATGTTGTGGGATTGAGTTTATGTCAGTGGCAGCTGCTAAATACGATATATCAAGATTTGGAGCAGAAGTTGTAAGATTTTCTCCAAGACAAGCAGACTTATTAATTATTGCAGGAACTATTACATATAAACAAGCACCTGTATTAAAAAAGATTTATGATCAAATGTGTGAGCCTAAATGGGTTATATCAATGGGAGCATGTGCTAGTTCTGGTGGTTTTTATGATAACTACACAACTTTACAAGGAGTAGATCAAATTATTCCAGTTGATGAATATGTTTCAGGTTGTCCTCCAAGACCAGAAGCAGTACTTGATGCAATTATAAGTATCCAGAAAAAAGCTCAAAATGAATCTATTATAGTAGATAGAGTAAAAAAGTTCAAAGGAATCCTTGATGCTTAA
- a CDS encoding NADH-quinone oxidoreductase subunit D: MLKPDMLISQNEVKSTIKRLKDEEGYNLLLDITAIDYLKYPDITPSRFGLIYILRDKTFKKQIVIKTYVADNNLNVDTISDLYEAANWAERETYDQYGINFVGHPNMKRLLNHHQFVGYPLRKDYNITDGQICTETEDLMDEMVPLLKSKGYSQDDLEELMLLNVGPSHPASHGTIRNFVAMEGETITACVTEIGYLHRGFEKACETHNYSQVIPYTDRLNYCSAILNNIGYAKAVEDMLNIDITPRAKMIRIVIGELSRITDHLVCNAANMVDMGGLTNYWYLFAPRDKAYDILSKLTGARLTNSYTRIGGLEFDLYDGFERDLNEVLRDVEKAIEDALSLVERNRIFQDRTQDVGIIDAEFALSAGITGPNLRATGVAFDLRKDKPYYGYENFDFDVVVGSHGDVYDRFMCRFEEMKQSIRIIEQAMKEMPDGPINVGAPGIFLPAKKDVYGNIEGLMNQFKLTFEGIKVPKGEYYGFTEGGNGELGFHITSDGTGTPYKVKCRPPSFYSLAAYAKIVENSMLADAVITMASMNFIAGEFDR; the protein is encoded by the coding sequence ATGCTTAAACCAGATATGTTAATTTCACAAAATGAAGTTAAATCAACTATCAAAAGATTAAAAGATGAAGAAGGTTATAACTTACTTCTTGATATCACTGCAATTGATTATTTAAAATATCCAGATATAACTCCTTCAAGATTTGGACTTATCTATATACTAAGAGATAAAACTTTCAAAAAACAAATTGTTATAAAAACTTATGTTGCTGATAATAACTTAAATGTTGATACCATTAGTGATTTATATGAAGCTGCAAATTGGGCAGAGAGAGAAACTTATGATCAATATGGTATTAATTTTGTTGGTCATCCAAATATGAAAAGACTTTTAAATCATCATCAATTTGTTGGATATCCATTAAGAAAAGATTACAATATTACTGATGGGCAAATTTGTACTGAAACTGAAGATTTGATGGATGAAATGGTTCCATTACTAAAATCAAAAGGTTATAGCCAAGATGATTTAGAAGAGTTGATGTTATTAAATGTAGGTCCATCACACCCTGCTTCTCATGGTACTATTAGAAACTTTGTTGCAATGGAAGGTGAAACAATCACTGCCTGTGTTACAGAGATTGGTTATTTACATAGAGGTTTTGAAAAAGCCTGTGAAACACATAACTATTCACAAGTTATTCCATATACAGATAGGCTTAATTATTGTAGTGCTATTTTAAATAATATTGGATATGCAAAAGCAGTTGAAGATATGCTAAATATAGACATTACGCCAAGAGCAAAAATGATTAGAATTGTTATTGGGGAACTAAGTAGAATAACTGACCACCTTGTTTGTAATGCCGCAAATATGGTTGATATGGGTGGTTTAACAAACTATTGGTATCTTTTTGCTCCAAGAGATAAAGCTTACGATATCTTATCAAAACTAACTGGTGCTAGATTAACTAACTCTTATACTAGAATTGGTGGTTTAGAGTTTGACTTGTATGATGGTTTTGAAAGAGATTTAAATGAAGTTTTAAGAGATGTTGAAAAAGCTATTGAAGATGCTTTATCATTAGTTGAAAGAAATAGAATATTCCAAGATAGAACACAAGATGTTGGTATTATAGATGCAGAATTTGCTTTAAGTGCTGGAATTACAGGTCCTAACTTAAGAGCAACTGGAGTTGCTTTTGACTTAAGAAAAGACAAACCTTACTATGGTTATGAAAACTTTGACTTTGATGTTGTAGTTGGTTCTCATGGTGATGTTTATGATAGATTTATGTGTAGATTTGAAGAGATGAAACAATCTATTAGAATCATTGAACAAGCAATGAAAGAGATGCCAGATGGTCCTATTAATGTAGGGGCTCCAGGAATATTCTTACCAGCCAAAAAAGATGTTTATGGAAATATTGAAGGTTTAATGAATCAATTCAAACTTACATTTGAAGGTATTAAAGTTCCAAAAGGTGAATACTATGGATTTACTGAAGGTGGAAATGGAGAGTTAGGTTTCCACATTACAAGTGATGGAACAGGAACACCTTATAAAGTAAAATGTAGACCACCTAGTTTTTATTCACTTGCAGCTTATGCAAAAATTGTAGAAAATTCAATGTTAGCTGATGCGGTTATTACAATGGCATCAATGAACTTTATTGCAGGGGAGTTTGATAGATAA